The following are encoded together in the Salvia hispanica cultivar TCC Black 2014 chromosome 6, UniMelb_Shisp_WGS_1.0, whole genome shotgun sequence genome:
- the LOC125194509 gene encoding calcium uptake protein, mitochondrial-like: MHSWASSSLRKTEAQIRVLAAKSSGCRRSLSTESKVESSRGFDRNESPFLRYGVVVAAAASGLGFYCCSPFNGGGSVVSYADSGARPEKKTFLFTDTYRRKVFFKYEKRIRTRSPPEKVFEYFASFKSPSGEVYMTASDLMRAVVPVFPPSEADVVRGGYLKGELISSKLHCPPSEFFMLFDTNNDGLISFPEYIFFVTILSIPESSFSVAFKMFDLDNNGSIDNIEFKKVMTLMRSRNRQGASHKDGMRLGMKVSGSVEEGGLVEYFFGKDGTQPLKHDRFVEFLRDLQTEMLRLEFAHYDFKSQGTISAKDFVLSMVASADMRYIDKFLDQADELGNDPSLSHLRITFEEFENFAMLRKRLEQFSLALFSYGKVNGLLSKQDFKRAAHQVCGISLSDNVVDLVFYVFDLNRDGSLSSDEFLRVLERREAGISQPQEAGLAGLISCWLDCTRNCSSKKLL; encoded by the exons ATGCATTCTTGGGCATCCTCTTCACTGAGAAAAACCGAAGCACAGATCAGAGTTCTTGCAGCCAAGAGTTCGGGTTGTCGTCGTTCTCTTTCCACCGAATCAAAGGTGGAATCATCAAGAGGATTCGACAGGAATGAATCGCCGTTTCTGAGATATGGGGTGGTGGTTGCGGCTGCTGCCTCCGGCTTAGGCTTTTATTGTTGCTCTCCGTTCAACGGTGGAGGATCGGTCGTGTCGTATGCTGATTCTGGAGCACGGCCTGAGAAGAAGACGTTCTTGTTTACGG ATACATACAGGAGAAAAGTTTTCTTCAAGTATGAGAAACGGATAAGAACACGAAGCCCTCCCGAAAAG GTGTTCGAGTACTTTGCATCGTTCAAATCCCCTTCTGGGGAAGTGTACATGACAGCATCAGACCTGATGAGAGCAGTGGTTCCCGTATTTCCTCCATCTGAAGCAGATGTTGTTAGAGGCGGATACTTGAAAGGCGAACTCATCAGCAGCAAGCTGCACTGTCCTCCTTCTGAATTCTTTATGCTGTTTGATACCAACAACGACGGCCTTATATCATTTCCAGA ATACATCTTCTTTGTCACAATATTGAGCATACCAGAATCGAGCTTTTCCGTTGCATTCAAAATGTTTGACCTTGACAACAACGG AAGTATAGACAATATAGAATTCAAAAAGGTGATGACACTTATGCGTAGCCGAAACAGACAAGGAGCTTCACACAAAGATGGAATGAGGTTAGGGATGAAAGTTTCAGGTTCTGTGGAGGAAGGGGGTCTCGTCGAGTACTTCTTTGGGAAAGACGGGACTCAACCCCTTAAACACGACAGATTCGTAGAGTTCTTGAGAGACTTGCAAACTGAG ATGCTGCGGTTGGAGTTCGCACATTATGATTTCAAGTCACAAGGGACCATCTCTGCCAAAGATTTTGTGCTATCAATGGTTGCATCTGCTGACATGAGATACATAGACAAGTTTCTTGATCAAGCCGACGAGCTGGGAAATGATCCCTCCCTCAGTCACCTGCGCATTACATTTGAagaattcgaaaattttgcAATGCTTCGGAAAAGATTGGAGCAATTCTCCTTAGCCCTATTCAGTTATGGCAAAGTGAATGGCCTGCTGTCTAAGCAGGATTTCAAAAGGGCTGCTCATCAA GTTTGTGGCATCTCCCTCTCTGATAACGTGGTTGATCTGGTGTTCTACGTGTTTGATCTGAACCGGGATGGTAGCTTAAGCTCAGACGAGTTCCTGAGAGTTCTGGAGAGACGAGAAGCAGGCATCTCTCAGCCGCAGGAGGCGGGCCTTGCAGGTCTGATATCTTGCTGGTTAGACTGCACAAGAAACTGTTCTTCAAAGAAGTTGCTCTGA
- the LOC125193687 gene encoding uncharacterized protein LOC125193687 produces MDWYTWLSQTNLDPSLVHEYGLALVRNEVEDEDLPYFNHDFLLSLGITIAKHRLEILKLCAKHHAVTGAGGLSRLVLVMNKTRKLFARKLGFRRSSAPAQASPYGSQWSGALRRINGGGAMWSGPLDRRLVAARPLDLKGHERVLYPNWSPMVVRQRQRERPGFVCGSPALSGPIDRLGLSPKVGFYRGETVEDGGGEYYAAQSLWSIMFQDMKPT; encoded by the coding sequence ATGGATTGGTACACATGGCTCTCGCAGACGAACCTCGACCCGAGCCTCGTCCACGAGTACGGCCTCGCTCTCGTCCGGAACGAGGTCGAGGACGAAGACCTCCCCTACTTCAACCACGACTTCCTCCTCAGCCTCGGCATCACCATCGCCAAACACCGCCTCGAGATCCTCAAGCTCTGCGCCAAGCACCACGCCGTCACCGGCGCCGGCGGCCTCTCCCGCCTCGTCCTCGTGATGAACAAGACGAGGAAGCTCTTCGCCCGAAAGCTAGGCTTCCGGAGGAGCTCCGCGCCGGCGCAGGCGTCGCCGTACGGGAGCCAGTGGAGCGGGGCGCTGCGGAGGATCAACGGCGGGGGTGCGATGTGGTCGGGGCCGCTTGACCGGCGGCTGGTGGCGGCGAGGCCGTTGGATTTGAAGGGGCATGAGAGGGTTTTGTACCCGAATTGGAGCCCGATGGTGGTGAGGCAGAGGCAGAGGGAGAGGCCGGGCTTTGTTTGTGGGAGCCCGGCTTTGTCCGGGCCGATAGATAGGCTCGGGCTCAGCCCGAAGGTCGGGTTTTATAGAGGCGAAACGGTGGAAGATGGTGGTGGTGAGTATTATGCGGCTCAGTCGCTGTGGTCGATTATGTTTCAGGATATGAAACCGACTTAG
- the LOC125196538 gene encoding uncharacterized protein LOC125196538, whose translation MTTLASRKSSGPVIRSGSPSPSFNRRFPAQSPSSFASASTSAAFASPRSFGRPASPTRVNLCNYTTPSLSFSLDRSGSRNQTVSFSSRSEKPPVRPAPQRRTCMCSPTNHPGSFRCSLHKAAAASSRAPSCGSSSRLILRRSAMKNSLVRIGTVEGELVMRALAALIRPSSHSQRRRGEFRPRPSRLSAMSKD comes from the coding sequence ATGACAACTCTCGCATCTCGTAAATCGAGCGGACCGGTCATCCGGTCCGGTTCCCCTTCCCCATCATTCAACCGCCGCTTTCCCGCCCAATCGCCGTCCTCCTTCGCCTCAGcctccacctccgccgcctTCGCCTCGCCGCGCTCCTTCGGGAGACCGGCCTCCCCGACCCGGGTAAACCTCTGCAACTACACGACCCCTTCACTCAGCTTCTCATTAGACCGGTCCGGTTCAAGGAACCAGACCGTTTCATTTTCAAGCCGGTCCGAGAAGCCCCCGGTCCGACCGGCTCCTCAGCGGAGGACGTGTATGTGCTCCCCAACTAACCACCCCGGTTCGTTCCGGTGCAGCTTGCACAAAGCCGCCGCCGCGAGCTCGCGCGCGCCGTCGTGCGGGAGCTCGAGCCGGCTGATCCTGCGGCGGTCGGCGATGAAGAATTCGCTGGTGCGGATCGGCACGGTGGAGGGGGAATTGGTGATGAGAGCGCTGGCGGCGCTGATCCGCCCCTCCTCCCACAGCCAGCGGCGCCGCGGCGAGTTCCGGCCGCGCCCTAGCCGGCTATCGGCGATGTCGAAGGATTGA